The Peribacillus simplex genome contains a region encoding:
- a CDS encoding DUF72 domain-containing protein yields the protein MIYVGVTGWGDHDSLYHGGVSQRDKLKEYGAHFPVVEVDASFYAVQPKRNSEKWVSETPASFQFVVKAYQGMTGHQRGEIPFESKKEMFKAFCDSLEAYQKSGKLAMVLFQFPPWFDCKRENVNYLRWCKTEMGDIPAAIEFRNQSWYRPNVFQQTLDFIEKEGWIHTICDEPQAGEGSIPVVLHATNKDKTLIRFHGRNLHGWQRASSGDNWREVRYLYRYNHQELTEWVEKIRKLERGSKEIYVLFNNNSGGDAADNAKQMIELLGIEYEGLAPKQLGLF from the coding sequence ATGATTTATGTTGGTGTGACCGGTTGGGGTGATCATGATAGTTTGTATCATGGCGGTGTGTCCCAACGTGATAAACTTAAAGAGTACGGTGCTCATTTTCCCGTTGTGGAGGTGGATGCTTCATTTTATGCAGTTCAGCCAAAGAGGAACAGTGAAAAGTGGGTATCCGAGACGCCTGCATCATTCCAGTTTGTCGTTAAAGCCTATCAAGGGATGACAGGACATCAGCGTGGGGAAATCCCTTTTGAAAGCAAGAAGGAAATGTTCAAGGCATTTTGCGACTCTCTGGAAGCTTATCAGAAGTCCGGTAAGCTAGCGATGGTCTTATTTCAGTTTCCGCCATGGTTTGATTGTAAACGGGAAAATGTGAATTACCTGCGATGGTGCAAAACTGAAATGGGCGATATTCCAGCTGCCATTGAATTTCGGAATCAAAGCTGGTACAGGCCCAATGTATTCCAGCAAACTTTGGACTTTATCGAAAAGGAAGGCTGGATCCATACTATATGCGATGAGCCGCAGGCTGGAGAGGGATCCATTCCTGTCGTTCTGCATGCCACCAATAAAGATAAAACCCTGATACGCTTTCATGGACGTAACCTGCATGGTTGGCAAAGGGCCTCTTCAGGTGATAATTGGCGTGAGGTCAGGTACTTATATAGATATAATCATCAGGAATTGACAGAATGGGTGGAAAAAATTAGGAAATTGGAAAGGGGATCCAAGGAGATATATGTCCTGTTCAATAATAACTCAGGCGGAGATGCCGCTGATAATGCCAAACAAATGATTGAGTTGCTTGGTATAGAATATGAAGGGCTGGCTCCTAAGCAGCTTGGTTTGTTTTAA
- the sufB gene encoding Fe-S cluster assembly protein SufB, giving the protein MAKKMPEIGDYKYGFADKDVSIFRSKRGLTKEIVEEISRMKDEPQWMLDFRLKSLEHFYNMPMPQWGGDMQSLNFDEITYYVKPSEKSEKSWDEVPEEIKQTFDKLGIPEAEQKYLAGVSAQYESEVVYHSMKEELEELGIVFKDTDSALRENEDIFREHFGKTIPPTDNKFSALNSAVWSGGSFIYVPKGVKVDTPLQAYFRINSENMGQFERTLIIVDEGASVHYVEGCTAPVYTTNSLHSAVVEIVIKKDAYCRYTTIQNWANNVFNLVTKRAVCDANATMEWVDGNIGSKLTMKYPAVILKGEGARGMTLSIAIAGKGQHQDAGAKMIHLAPNTSSTIVSKSISKQGGKVTYRGIVHFGRKADGARSNIECDTLIMDNQSTSDTIPYNEILNDNISLEHEAKVSKVSEEQLFYLMSRGISEQEATEMIVMGFIEPFTKELPMEYAVEMNRLIKFEMEGSIG; this is encoded by the coding sequence ATGGCAAAGAAAATGCCTGAAATCGGCGATTATAAATATGGCTTTGCGGATAAAGATGTTTCCATCTTCCGTTCAAAGCGTGGTCTGACAAAAGAAATCGTGGAAGAAATTTCTCGAATGAAGGATGAACCTCAATGGATGCTTGATTTCCGTTTGAAATCATTGGAGCATTTTTACAACATGCCAATGCCTCAATGGGGCGGCGACATGCAGAGCCTGAATTTTGATGAAATCACATACTATGTTAAGCCATCAGAGAAATCAGAGAAATCTTGGGATGAAGTTCCTGAAGAAATCAAACAGACTTTTGATAAATTGGGAATTCCTGAAGCCGAACAAAAATATCTTGCCGGCGTATCTGCTCAATACGAATCAGAAGTGGTTTACCATAGCATGAAAGAAGAATTGGAAGAATTGGGTATCGTCTTTAAAGATACGGACTCAGCACTTCGTGAAAATGAAGATATCTTCCGTGAGCACTTTGGGAAAACGATCCCGCCTACTGACAATAAATTCTCTGCATTGAACTCAGCAGTTTGGTCAGGCGGATCTTTCATCTATGTACCAAAGGGCGTTAAAGTGGATACTCCGCTTCAAGCTTATTTCCGGATTAACTCTGAAAACATGGGGCAATTCGAGCGTACGCTCATCATTGTTGATGAAGGCGCATCCGTTCACTATGTCGAAGGTTGTACAGCACCTGTTTATACGACTAACTCCCTTCATAGCGCGGTTGTTGAAATCGTCATCAAGAAAGATGCTTACTGCCGTTACACGACGATCCAAAACTGGGCAAACAACGTGTTTAACCTGGTTACGAAACGTGCGGTTTGTGACGCTAACGCAACAATGGAATGGGTCGATGGTAACATCGGTTCCAAATTGACAATGAAATATCCTGCTGTCATCTTAAAAGGTGAAGGCGCTCGCGGTATGACATTATCGATTGCCATTGCCGGCAAAGGCCAACACCAAGACGCAGGAGCAAAAATGATTCACCTAGCGCCTAATACATCTTCAACGATTGTATCAAAATCAATATCCAAACAGGGCGGTAAAGTAACATACCGTGGTATCGTTCATTTCGGACGTAAAGCGGATGGAGCTCGTTCCAACATTGAATGTGATACATTAATCATGGATAATCAGTCTACATCTGATACGATCCCTTACAATGAAATCTTGAATGATAACATTTCCCTTGAACACGAAGCGAAGGTTTCCAAAGTATCTGAAGAACAATTGTTCTACTTGATGAGCCGCGGAATCTCTGAGCAAGAAGCAACGGAAATGATCGTAATGGGCTTCATCGAACCATTTACAAAAGAACTTCCAATGGAATATGCGGTTGAAATGAACCGTCTGATCAAGTTCGAAATGGAAGGATCCATCGGTTAA
- the sufU gene encoding Fe-S cluster assembly sulfur transfer protein SufU produces the protein MSFDNLDTLYRQVIMDHYKKPRNKGMLEDGSMTIDMNNPTCGDRIRLTMKIEDGKVSDVKFDGDGCSISMSSASMMTQAIKGKDVDTALAISETFSLMIQGKEYDDEMDLGDIEALQGVSKFPARIKCATLAWKAMEKGLKE, from the coding sequence ATGTCTTTTGATAACTTAGATACACTTTACCGTCAAGTCATTATGGATCACTATAAGAAACCACGTAATAAGGGCATGCTAGAAGATGGAAGCATGACAATCGATATGAATAATCCAACTTGCGGCGATCGGATTCGTTTAACGATGAAGATTGAAGATGGCAAGGTCAGCGATGTTAAATTCGATGGTGATGGTTGTTCGATATCCATGAGTTCGGCTTCCATGATGACTCAAGCCATTAAGGGCAAAGACGTTGATACTGCCCTAGCGATATCCGAGACTTTTTCCTTAATGATCCAGGGAAAAGAATACGACGATGAGATGGACCTTGGGGATATTGAAGCCCTTCAAGGTGTTTCTAAATTCCCAGCCCGAATCAAGTGTGCTACCTTAGCTTGGAAAGCCATGGAAAAGGGATTGAAGGAATAA
- a CDS encoding cysteine desulfurase, producing MNPYEIRKLFPILDQEVNGQPLVYLDSAATSQKPAAVIEAIEQYYRGYNSNVHRGVHTLGTKATDAYEGAREKVRKFINASSTEEIIFTRGTTTSLNTVARSYGGANIKEGDEIVISYMEHHSNIIPWQQLAKEKGAVLKYIPLQEDCTISLDDVRATITDATKIVSIMQVSNVLGVINPVKEIAKIAHEHGAVMVVDGAQSTPHLKVDVRDLDCDFFAFSGHKMVGPTGIGVLYGKKELLEKMEPIEFGGEMIDFVGLHESTWKELPWKFEGGTPIIAGAIGLGAAIDFLEEIGLDNIERHEHKLAAYAMEKMSAVEGLTIFGPKDAEKRAGVITFNINDVHPHDVATVLDADGIAVRAGHHCAQPLMKWLDVSSTARASFYLYNTEEDIDKLVSGLVKTKEYFSNVF from the coding sequence ATGAACCCATACGAAATTCGTAAGCTTTTTCCGATATTAGATCAAGAAGTCAATGGTCAGCCATTAGTTTATTTAGATAGTGCTGCAACCTCTCAAAAACCGGCTGCAGTGATTGAAGCGATTGAGCAATATTACCGCGGATACAACTCGAATGTTCACCGCGGGGTGCATACACTTGGAACAAAAGCTACGGATGCGTATGAAGGTGCACGTGAAAAGGTACGTAAATTCATTAATGCTTCTTCTACAGAAGAAATCATCTTTACAAGAGGCACAACGACTTCTTTGAATACTGTAGCAAGAAGTTACGGTGGTGCAAATATTAAAGAGGGTGACGAAATCGTCATCTCTTATATGGAGCATCACAGTAATATCATTCCGTGGCAGCAGCTTGCCAAAGAAAAAGGCGCTGTACTGAAGTATATTCCGCTTCAAGAGGATTGCACGATTTCCCTTGATGATGTTAGGGCAACAATTACGGACGCAACGAAAATCGTTTCCATCATGCAGGTTTCGAATGTACTTGGTGTCATCAATCCTGTGAAGGAAATCGCGAAAATTGCCCATGAACACGGTGCCGTAATGGTAGTCGACGGGGCGCAAAGCACGCCGCACCTAAAAGTGGATGTCCGTGATCTGGATTGTGATTTCTTTGCCTTCTCGGGTCATAAAATGGTCGGTCCAACAGGTATCGGCGTATTATATGGCAAAAAAGAACTTCTGGAAAAAATGGAGCCGATTGAATTCGGCGGAGAGATGATCGATTTTGTAGGTTTGCATGAGTCTACATGGAAAGAACTCCCGTGGAAATTCGAAGGCGGTACCCCAATCATTGCCGGCGCCATCGGTCTTGGTGCTGCAATTGATTTCTTGGAAGAAATCGGCCTGGATAATATTGAACGGCATGAACATAAGCTCGCCGCTTATGCAATGGAAAAAATGTCAGCTGTCGAAGGGCTGACCATATTCGGTCCTAAAGATGCAGAAAAGCGTGCGGGTGTAATAACCTTTAATATTAATGACGTACATCCACATGATGTCGCTACCGTTCTTGATGCAGATGGAATTGCTGTCCGTGCCGGTCATCATTGCGCACAGCCATTAATGAAATGGCTGGACGTATCATCGACGGCAAGAGCAAGTTTCTATCTATATAACACGGAAGAAGATATTGATAAGCTCGTGTCCGGGCTTGTTAAAACGAAGGAGTATTTCAGTAATGTCTTTTGA
- the sufD gene encoding Fe-S cluster assembly protein SufD, producing the protein MTTETKLPFEQEDISSYSTKNNDPAWLSELRIQAFSELEKLPMPKPDKTKIDKWNFTSFQTHTVESEAFASLEELPEEIKSIIEENENLYIQRNNTPAHINLSANVKEQGVIFTDILTAARDHAELVQKYFMKDGVKIDEHRLTALHAALVNGGAFLYVPKNVEIKEPIQSVFLLDNPDTTLFNHVLIVAEDNSSVTYVENYFSSVDSNEGVANIVTEVFANANAKVEYGAVDTLSKGFTTYVNRRGVAGRDARIEWALGLMNDGNTISDNTTYLMGDGSHGDTKTVVVGRGEQKQNFTTAIIHYGKRSEGYILKHGVMKEAASSIFNGIGKIEHGATKSNAEQESRVLMLSEKARGDANPILLIDEDDVTAGHAASVGRVDPLQLYYLMSRGITRKEAERLVIHGFLAPVVNQLPIEGVKKQLVAVIERKVQ; encoded by the coding sequence ATGACTACAGAAACGAAATTACCGTTTGAACAAGAGGATATAAGCTCCTATTCAACTAAAAATAATGATCCAGCTTGGTTATCCGAGCTTCGGATTCAAGCGTTTTCTGAATTAGAAAAGCTCCCGATGCCAAAGCCGGATAAAACGAAAATCGATAAATGGAATTTTACTTCTTTCCAGACTCATACGGTTGAAAGTGAAGCTTTTGCCTCTTTAGAGGAGCTTCCGGAAGAAATTAAATCCATCATTGAAGAAAATGAAAACTTATACATTCAACGCAATAATACGCCGGCACATATCAATCTGTCAGCAAATGTGAAAGAACAAGGCGTCATTTTTACGGATATTTTAACAGCGGCTCGTGACCATGCTGAGCTCGTGCAAAAATATTTCATGAAAGACGGCGTTAAAATAGATGAACATCGTTTAACGGCACTTCATGCTGCATTAGTTAATGGGGGAGCATTCCTTTATGTTCCGAAAAATGTAGAAATCAAAGAGCCGATCCAATCGGTATTCCTATTGGATAATCCAGATACTACACTTTTCAACCATGTCTTGATCGTAGCGGAAGATAATAGCTCTGTCACATATGTAGAGAACTACTTCTCAAGCGTTGACTCTAACGAAGGGGTTGCCAACATCGTAACGGAAGTGTTTGCAAATGCGAATGCCAAAGTGGAATACGGAGCGGTCGATACCCTTTCTAAAGGCTTCACGACGTACGTTAACCGCCGTGGGGTGGCAGGACGTGACGCTCGTATTGAGTGGGCACTTGGCCTGATGAACGATGGAAATACGATATCAGATAATACAACATATCTAATGGGCGATGGCTCTCACGGTGATACTAAAACCGTTGTAGTCGGACGCGGGGAACAAAAACAGAACTTTACGACAGCGATCATTCATTATGGCAAACGCTCTGAGGGCTATATCCTTAAGCACGGTGTCATGAAAGAAGCCGCATCCTCCATTTTTAATGGAATCGGGAAAATAGAGCATGGCGCTACAAAGTCAAATGCCGAACAAGAATCACGCGTATTGATGTTAAGTGAAAAAGCACGGGGAGACGCCAATCCAATCCTCTTGATTGATGAAGATGATGTAACGGCTGGCCATGCTGCTTCCGTCGGCCGTGTCGACCCGCTTCAACTGTATTATTTAATGAGCCGCGGTATTACTAGGAAAGAAGCAGAAAGACTTGTCATTCACGGATTCTTGGCCCCTGTTGTTAACCAGCTTCCAATTGAGGGAGTTAAAAAACAATTAGTAGCGGTCATTGAAAGGAAAGTACAGTAA
- the sufC gene encoding Fe-S cluster assembly ATPase SufC — MSASTLTVKDLHVSIEGKEILKGVNLEVKGGEIHAIMGPNGTGKSTLSSAIMGHPKYEVTSGSITFDGEDVLEMEVDERARVGLFLAMQYPSEISGVTNADFLRSSINARREEGDEISLMKFIRQMDQKMEFLEMDEDMAQRYLNEGFSGGEKKRNEILQLMMIQPKIAILDEIDSGLDIDALKVVSKGINEMRGEDFGCLIITHYQRLLNYITPDFVHVMMQGRVVKSGGPELAARLEAEGYDWIKQELGIEDETVGEEA, encoded by the coding sequence ATGTCAGCTTCTACATTAACGGTTAAAGATCTTCACGTATCAATTGAAGGTAAAGAGATTTTAAAAGGGGTAAACCTTGAAGTCAAAGGTGGAGAAATCCATGCGATCATGGGACCAAATGGAACTGGTAAATCCACTTTATCATCAGCAATCATGGGTCACCCTAAATATGAAGTGACTAGCGGAAGCATCACATTCGATGGCGAAGATGTATTGGAAATGGAAGTAGACGAGCGCGCTCGTGTCGGTCTATTCCTGGCTATGCAATATCCAAGTGAAATCAGCGGTGTTACAAATGCTGACTTCTTGCGTTCTTCCATTAATGCGCGCCGTGAAGAAGGCGATGAGATTTCATTGATGAAATTCATCCGTCAAATGGACCAAAAAATGGAGTTCCTTGAAATGGATGAAGATATGGCGCAACGCTATTTGAATGAAGGATTCTCAGGCGGAGAGAAAAAACGCAACGAGATTCTTCAATTAATGATGATCCAACCTAAAATTGCAATCTTGGATGAGATTGATTCAGGTCTAGATATCGATGCACTTAAAGTCGTTTCAAAAGGAATCAACGAAATGCGCGGAGAAGACTTTGGATGCTTGATCATCACTCACTACCAACGTCTATTAAATTACATCACTCCTGATTTTGTACATGTTATGATGCAAGGACGTGTCGTTAAATCAGGCGGTCCTGAACTTGCTGCACGCTTGGAAGCGGAAGGTTATGACTGGATCAAACAAGAATTGGGCATTGAAGACGAAACTGTTGGCGAAGAAGCGTAA
- a CDS encoding MetQ/NlpA family ABC transporter substrate-binding protein, with the protein MKKFLGFALILVLSIALAACGSEKDKSGSDTEKESKKLVVGASNVPHAEILEEAKPLLKEKGIELEIETFQDYVLPNKALNDKELDANYFQHIPYLESQIKENGYDFVNAGGIHIEPIALYSQKYKSIDKLPDGATIILSSSVADHGRALSLLEKNGLITLKEGIDKTTATTKDIVENKKNLKFDADYEAALLPKIYESGEGDAVLINSNYAIDAGLNPLKDSIAIEDSESPYVNVIAVNKGDENKEEIKALVEVLHSKEIQDFILEKYEGAVVPADK; encoded by the coding sequence ATGAAAAAGTTTTTAGGATTTGCATTAATTTTAGTGTTATCTATCGCTTTGGCTGCTTGTGGAAGTGAAAAGGATAAAAGCGGCAGTGATACGGAAAAAGAATCGAAGAAATTAGTTGTAGGGGCATCCAATGTTCCGCATGCTGAAATCCTTGAGGAAGCTAAGCCGCTTCTTAAAGAAAAAGGAATCGAATTGGAAATCGAAACATTCCAGGACTACGTTTTACCGAATAAGGCGTTGAATGATAAGGAATTGGATGCTAACTATTTTCAGCACATTCCTTACTTAGAGTCGCAAATTAAAGAAAATGGATATGATTTCGTCAATGCTGGCGGAATCCATATCGAGCCAATAGCACTATACTCTCAAAAATATAAAAGCATCGATAAACTACCTGATGGGGCAACGATCATTTTGAGCAGCTCTGTCGCTGACCATGGACGCGCTTTATCCCTTTTGGAAAAGAATGGCCTGATCACTTTGAAAGAAGGCATCGATAAAACGACGGCTACAACTAAAGACATCGTTGAAAATAAGAAAAACCTTAAATTCGATGCTGATTATGAAGCGGCCCTGCTTCCTAAAATTTATGAAAGCGGCGAAGGCGATGCTGTTTTGATCAACTCTAACTATGCAATCGACGCTGGCTTGAATCCATTGAAAGATTCAATTGCGATTGAAGATTCCGAATCACCTTATGTGAATGTCATCGCTGTAAACAAAGGCGATGAAAACAAAGAAGAAATCAAAGCACTTGTAGAAGTATTGCATTCTAAAGAAATTCAAGATTTCATCCTTGAGAAATACGAAGGTGCAGTTGTACCGGCGGATAAATAA
- a CDS encoding methionine ABC transporter permease → MLEELLPNIDWEDIIEATKETLYMTSVSVVATFFIGIILGLILFLTGKGNMWENRVINGVMSAIVNIFRSIPFLILIVLLIPFTKALVGSMIGENAALPALIIGAAPFYARMVEIGLREIDKGVIEAAKSMGAKTSTIIWKVLLPESMPALISGITVTSIALVGYTAMAGVIGAGGLGNLAYLDGYQRNQNDVTLVATIVILIIVFIIQIIGDVITSKLDKR, encoded by the coding sequence ATGCTTGAAGAATTATTGCCGAATATTGATTGGGAAGACATTATTGAAGCAACGAAAGAAACGCTTTACATGACAAGCGTCTCTGTAGTGGCAACCTTTTTTATAGGCATAATATTAGGATTGATACTGTTCCTGACAGGGAAGGGTAATATGTGGGAAAATCGGGTGATTAACGGGGTCATGAGTGCTATCGTTAATATATTCCGTTCCATTCCATTTCTTATTTTGATCGTGCTGCTCATTCCTTTCACTAAAGCGCTTGTCGGTTCCATGATTGGAGAGAACGCTGCATTGCCGGCACTTATTATCGGGGCTGCCCCATTCTATGCGCGTATGGTTGAAATCGGCCTGCGTGAAATCGATAAAGGTGTAATCGAAGCCGCTAAATCCATGGGGGCAAAAACGAGTACGATCATTTGGAAGGTCCTTCTTCCAGAGTCGATGCCTGCCCTTATTTCCGGGATTACGGTAACATCGATTGCATTGGTTGGATATACCGCAATGGCCGGGGTCATCGGTGCAGGCGGACTTGGTAATCTAGCCTATTTGGACGGCTATCAAAGAAATCAAAATGACGTTACGCTTGTAGCGACGATCGTTATTCTAATTATCGTCTTCATAATTCAAATTATTGGAGATGTGATTACATCTAAATTGGACAAAAGATAA
- a CDS encoding methionine ABC transporter ATP-binding protein: MITLTKVSKLFRTGKGNSETIKAVNNVNVEINKGEIFGIIGYSGAGKSTLIRMLNGLETPTEGSVVVAEKEISKIKGAQLRKARQEISMIFQHFNLLWSRTVQENISFPLEIAGVSKTERTKRVNELIKLVGLEGREKAYPSQLSGGQKQRVGIARALANNPKVLLCDEATSALDPQTTDSILELLVDINQRLGLTIVLITHEMHVIRKICHRVAVMENGQVVEQGPVLDVFKNPKEQMTKRFVQQVTEPEETKETMDHLLERYPAGKVIQLTFVGDHAESPLITKLVRNFELDVNIVQGKISQTRSGSYGTLFIHLDGTEDEMLRAIEFIKAQQVGVEVITHA; the protein is encoded by the coding sequence ATGATTACATTGACGAAAGTCAGTAAGCTGTTCCGAACAGGAAAAGGGAACAGTGAGACGATCAAGGCTGTAAATAATGTGAATGTTGAAATAAATAAAGGCGAGATTTTCGGTATCATCGGTTACAGTGGAGCGGGGAAAAGTACTTTGATCAGAATGCTCAATGGATTGGAAACCCCCACAGAGGGTTCCGTAGTGGTGGCTGAGAAGGAAATTTCAAAAATTAAAGGGGCTCAGCTCCGTAAGGCCCGTCAAGAAATCAGCATGATTTTCCAACATTTCAATCTATTATGGTCAAGGACCGTTCAGGAAAATATTTCTTTCCCATTGGAAATTGCAGGAGTTTCTAAAACTGAACGAACCAAGCGTGTAAACGAATTGATCAAGTTAGTCGGACTGGAAGGCAGGGAAAAGGCCTATCCTTCACAATTAAGCGGAGGGCAAAAGCAAAGGGTGGGAATCGCCAGGGCTCTGGCAAATAACCCTAAAGTGCTGCTGTGTGATGAAGCGACTTCTGCCTTGGATCCGCAGACTACCGACTCAATACTCGAATTGCTTGTTGACATCAATCAGCGCTTGGGATTGACGATCGTCTTGATAACACATGAAATGCATGTAATACGTAAAATCTGTCATCGCGTCGCCGTGATGGAAAACGGGCAAGTTGTTGAACAAGGGCCTGTCCTGGATGTTTTCAAGAATCCTAAAGAACAAATGACGAAGCGTTTCGTGCAACAGGTAACGGAACCAGAAGAAACGAAAGAAACGATGGACCATTTGCTCGAACGTTATCCTGCAGGCAAAGTGATTCAATTGACCTTTGTAGGTGATCATGCAGAAAGCCCGTTGATCACCAAGCTTGTACGTAACTTCGAGTTGGATGTCAATATCGTTCAAGGTAAGATATCCCAAACAAGAAGCGGTTCATATGGAACATTGTTTATCCATCTTGATGGCACAGAGGATGAAATGCTCCGCGCAATCGAATTCATTAAAGCACAGCAGGTAGGCGTGGAGGTGATTACTCATGCTTGA
- a CDS encoding O-acetylhomoserine aminocarboxypropyltransferase/cysteine synthase family protein, translated as MSEKKLRFETLSVHGGLQADETGARAVPIYQSNAYLFKDTDHAANLFGLKENGYIYTRLHNPTVSVFEERMALLEGGIGGLATSSGMAAISLSILNIAAAGDEIVSASTLYGGTYNLFENTLPKYGVKVKFVSPDDPENFKRAITPRTKAIFAETIGNPSLRVLDIEAVAEIAHDAGIPLIIDNTFATPYLCRPIDFGADIVIHSATKWLLGNGTTLGGVIVDGGKFDWNSPNYPGFTEPDPSYDGLVYAEAVGPAAFITKARVQLLRDLGPALSAQSAFQFTLGLETLHVRMKEHLSNTKSVIEYLKNHPAVTWVSHPGDEDHPDKALADKYLPKGAGSVVTFGIQGNREAGAKLINSVELWSHVANVGDAKSLIIHPASTTHQQLNEAGLAKAGVRADQVRLSIGIENVDDLIEDLEQAIEKATNIVSLTSKTL; from the coding sequence ATGTCAGAGAAAAAGTTACGTTTCGAAACATTGAGTGTTCATGGCGGTCTGCAAGCTGATGAAACAGGTGCACGTGCAGTTCCTATCTACCAAAGCAATGCATACTTGTTCAAGGACACCGACCATGCAGCGAATTTATTTGGACTAAAGGAGAATGGCTATATATATACACGACTTCATAATCCCACGGTCAGCGTTTTCGAGGAAAGAATGGCCTTGTTGGAAGGCGGTATCGGCGGATTGGCAACATCAAGCGGAATGGCTGCCATCTCACTTTCAATCCTGAATATTGCCGCTGCAGGTGACGAGATTGTTTCAGCCTCTACATTATATGGCGGTACGTATAACCTTTTTGAAAATACTCTTCCTAAATATGGGGTCAAAGTGAAGTTCGTTTCTCCCGATGACCCTGAAAATTTCAAAAGGGCGATTACGCCAAGAACTAAAGCCATTTTTGCCGAAACGATCGGTAATCCAAGTTTGAGGGTGCTTGATATTGAAGCGGTAGCGGAAATCGCCCATGATGCCGGCATACCTTTAATCATTGATAATACCTTTGCAACACCGTATCTTTGCAGACCAATAGATTTTGGAGCGGACATCGTCATCCATTCCGCTACAAAATGGCTTCTGGGAAATGGAACGACGCTAGGCGGTGTCATCGTGGATGGAGGGAAGTTCGATTGGAACTCGCCAAACTACCCTGGCTTCACGGAGCCTGACCCAAGCTACGACGGTCTTGTATACGCCGAGGCAGTAGGACCTGCCGCATTCATAACGAAAGCCCGGGTCCAGTTACTTCGTGACTTAGGTCCTGCGCTAAGTGCCCAAAGTGCATTCCAGTTTACGCTTGGTCTTGAAACGCTGCATGTAAGGATGAAAGAGCATCTATCAAACACCAAGTCCGTCATTGAATATTTAAAAAACCATCCTGCCGTGACTTGGGTTTCGCATCCTGGTGATGAGGATCATCCCGATAAAGCCCTTGCGGATAAATATTTGCCTAAGGGAGCTGGATCAGTCGTGACTTTTGGAATACAGGGTAATCGCGAAGCAGGGGCAAAACTTATCAATTCGGTGGAATTATGGTCCCATGTGGCGAATGTAGGGGATGCGAAGAGCTTGATCATCCACCCAGCCAGTACGACCCATCAACAATTGAATGAGGCGGGTCTTGCGAAAGCGGGTGTGCGTGCCGATCAAGTCCGTTTATCCATCGGGATTGAAAATGTAGACGACTTAATAGAAGATTTGGAGCAGGCAATTGAAAAAGCGACGAATATCGTCTCCTTGACCTCCAAAACGCTTTAA
- a CDS encoding thioredoxin family protein, translated as MQEWKEEECKVAVENGETFCLYLYTPLCGTCQVASKMLTISLELFQELKAGKMNMNYVQAIAETYEIESVPCLLLFKKGKLHKKIYAFQSVPYLYGLLKEII; from the coding sequence ATGCAGGAATGGAAAGAAGAAGAGTGTAAGGTTGCTGTTGAAAATGGGGAAACCTTTTGCTTATATTTATATACGCCTTTATGCGGCACTTGTCAGGTTGCCTCCAAGATGCTGACGATATCCTTGGAGCTGTTCCAGGAATTGAAGGCAGGCAAAATGAATATGAACTATGTTCAAGCAATTGCCGAAACATATGAAATTGAAAGTGTGCCTTGTTTATTGCTTTTCAAAAAAGGAAAGCTGCACAAAAAAATATATGCCTTTCAATCCGTTCCTTATTTGTATGGATTGCTTAAGGAAATCATCTAA
- a CDS encoding toprim domain-containing protein: MEWGEFDKVIIVEGSSDRRKVASVLNEDVEIRCTNGTISLTKLDELVDELMDRDVYLLFDADESGEKLRKQFRREMPEANHLYINKMYKEVESSPEHHIATVLLSANMNVKMKFLSQRVND; this comes from the coding sequence ATGGAGTGGGGCGAATTCGATAAAGTGATCATTGTAGAAGGCAGTTCCGATAGAAGAAAAGTTGCCTCCGTTTTAAATGAAGATGTGGAAATAAGATGTACGAACGGGACCATATCATTAACCAAGCTGGATGAATTAGTGGATGAATTGATGGATCGTGATGTTTATCTCCTTTTTGACGCAGATGAATCAGGAGAAAAGCTGCGGAAGCAGTTCCGAAGGGAAATGCCGGAAGCGAACCACCTGTATATTAATAAAATGTACAAAGAAGTGGAAAGCTCACCCGAACATCATATCGCAACTGTGCTACTATCTGCCAATATGAATGTGAAAATGAAATTTTTAAGTCAAAGGGTGAACGACTAA